In a genomic window of Streptomyces noursei ATCC 11455:
- a CDS encoding DUF6912 family protein — protein sequence MRVYVPLTLSGLAEAHKGGELGAGPLLAYAVTPALREWYVSDDIEELEYAALNRAAQASLRLLAGHPEVPRRRVVVAVDVPDRGAAVDPDRGLDPSSLGEVRITGPVPLSKAAAVHVDSADAEEDVAAAAAALGAADLGDDDAQFTVDGAEDHDLMWFGVQEIPQLLG from the coding sequence ATGCGTGTCTACGTCCCCCTGACGCTTTCCGGGCTCGCTGAGGCACACAAGGGCGGCGAGCTGGGGGCCGGCCCGCTGCTCGCGTACGCCGTCACGCCCGCGCTGCGGGAGTGGTACGTCTCGGACGACATCGAGGAGCTGGAGTACGCGGCGCTCAACCGCGCGGCGCAGGCGTCGCTGCGGCTGCTGGCCGGGCACCCGGAGGTGCCCCGGCGGCGGGTCGTGGTGGCGGTGGACGTGCCGGACCGCGGCGCGGCCGTGGACCCGGACCGCGGGCTGGACCCGTCGTCGCTGGGCGAGGTGCGGATCACCGGGCCGGTGCCGCTGTCGAAGGCGGCGGCGGTGCACGTGGACTCCGCGGACGCGGAGGAGGACGTGGCGGCGGCCGCGGCGGCGCTGGGCGCGGCCGATCTCGGCGACGACGACGCGCAGTTCACGGTGGACGGCGCCGAGGACCACGACCTGATGTGGTTCGGGGTGCAGGAGATTCCGCAGCTGCTGGGGTGA
- a CDS encoding HAD family hydrolase: MTKPVAHIVWDWNGTLFHDTDAVIAATNSAFAEIGLEPITLERYRELYCVPVPRFYERLMGRLPTEAEWLLMDAAFHRHYTEHRAGCGLADGADGLLATWQAAGRSQSILSMFGHDELIPLVRGLGIASRFVRVEGRTGPSGGSKSAHMVRHLAALERVDPGRTVVIGDAVDDAVAARDAGAHAVLYTGGSHSRSSLTAAGVPVVDSLTEAVQIAEDLAA, from the coding sequence ATGACGAAGCCCGTTGCGCACATCGTGTGGGACTGGAACGGCACCCTGTTCCACGACACCGACGCCGTGATCGCGGCGACCAACTCCGCCTTCGCGGAGATCGGCCTGGAGCCGATCACGCTGGAGCGGTACCGCGAGCTGTACTGCGTGCCGGTGCCGCGGTTCTACGAGCGGCTGATGGGGCGGCTGCCGACCGAGGCCGAGTGGCTGCTGATGGACGCGGCCTTCCACCGGCACTACACCGAGCACCGGGCCGGCTGCGGCCTCGCCGACGGCGCGGACGGGCTGCTGGCGACGTGGCAGGCGGCCGGGCGGAGCCAGTCGATCCTCAGCATGTTCGGCCATGACGAGCTGATACCCCTGGTGCGCGGCCTCGGCATCGCCTCGCGCTTCGTGCGGGTCGAGGGCCGCACGGGCCCGTCCGGGGGGTCGAAGAGCGCTCACATGGTGCGCCATCTGGCGGCCCTGGAGCGCGTCGACCCGGGGCGTACGGTGGTGATCGGGGACGCCGTCGACGACGCGGTGGCCGCCCGCGACGCGGGAGCCCACGCCGTGCTGTACACCGGCGGATCGCACAGCCGGAGCAGCCTGACGGCCGCCGGGGTACCGGTGGTGGACAGCCTCACCGAGGCCGTGCAGATCGCGGAGGACCTCGCCGCCTAG
- a CDS encoding NAD-glutamate dehydrogenase, giving the protein MQTKLDEAKNELLARAARVGESSPAGGKSPVRGLDPDTLTGYLQRYYLHTAPEDLADRDPVDVFGAALSHFRLAEHRPQGTANVRVHTPTVEENGWMCSHSVVEVVTDDMPFLVDSVTNELSRQGRGIHVVIHPQVTVRRDVTGKLIEILGANGGGRGANGGKVAELPHDAVTESWIHVETDRETDKEDLKQITADLLRVLSDVREAVEDWDKMRSAALRIAEDLPTEPIADDIREEDVEEARELLRWLSDAHFTFLGYREYELASAPCEDGSEEDVLTAIPGTGLGILRSDPAHRESDAGHPVSPSFNRLPADARAKAREHKLLILTKANSRATVHRPSYLDYVGVKKFDKEGNVIGERRFLGLFSSAAYTESVRRVPVIRRKVAEVLEGAGFSPNSHDGRDLLQILETYPRDELFQTPPDQLRSIATSVLYLQERRRLRLYLRQDEYGRYYSALVYLPRDRYTTAVRLRLIDILKEELGGTSVDFTAWNTESVLSRLHFLIRVEPGTALSELTDTDVDRIESRLVEAARSWADGFAEALTAEVGEERAAELLRRYAHAFPEGYKAENNPRGAVADLQHLEKLTGEPGHDFAVSLYEPVNAGPGERRFKIYRRGEPVSLSKVLPGLNRLGVEVIDERPHELRCADSTLAWIYDFGLRMPSYVSGDDARERFQEAFTAVWTGAAESDDFNQLVLRAGLDWRQAMVLRAYAKYLRQAGSTFSQTYMEDTLSNNVHTTRLLVSLFEARMSPERQSAGTELIDGLLEELDGALDQVASLDEDRILRSFLTVIKATLRTNHYQRDSTGRPHSYLSMKLDPQAIPDLPAPRPAYEIWVYSPRVEGVHLRFGKVARGGLRWSDRREDFRTEILGLVKAQMVKNTVIVPVGAKGGFVGKQLPDPAQDRDAWLAEGIACYKTFISGLLDITDNLVAGEVVPPKGVVRHDEDDTYLVVAADKGTATFSDIANEVAESYGFWLGDAFASGGSAGYDHKGMGITARGAWESVKRHFRELGHDTQTEDFTVVGVGDMSGDVFGNGMLLSEHIRLVAAFDHRHIFLDPKPDAATSYAERRRLFELPRSSWADYNSELLSQGGGIHPRSAKSIPINAQVRAALGIESGVKKMTPAELMQTILKAPVDLLWNGGIGTYVKASTESHADVGDKSNDAIRVNGEDLRVKVVGEGGNLGLTQLGRIEFASAGGKINTDAIDNSAGVDTSDHEVNIKILLNSVVANGDMTVKQRNKLLAQMTDEVGSLVLRNNYAQNTALALAIAQSSSMLHAQQRFMRRLVRDGHLDRALEFLPADRQIRERLSAGRGLTQPETAVLLAYTKITVADELIQTALPDDPYLQHLLYAYFPTALREKFTEQVDGHALRREIVTTVMVNDTVNTGGTSFLHRMREETGASLEEVVRAHTAARAIFRLGQVWDDVEALDNTAAADVQTRIRLHSRRLVERGTRWLLNNRRQPLELSGTIDFFSERVAQVWAELPKLLQGSDLEWYRTILEELTDAGVPEPLAVQVSGFSSVFPALDIVAIADRTGKEPLAVAEVYYDLGDRLRINQLLDRILELPRNDRWQSMARASIREDLFAAHAALTSDVLAVGNGSATPEERFKAWEETNVAILTRARATLEEIHGSEGFDLANLSVAMRTMRTLLRTHS; this is encoded by the coding sequence ATGCAGACCAAGCTGGACGAAGCCAAAAACGAGCTGCTCGCGAGGGCCGCCCGGGTAGGTGAGAGCAGCCCGGCCGGGGGGAAGTCCCCGGTCCGCGGACTGGACCCGGACACCCTTACGGGATACCTCCAGCGCTACTACCTGCACACCGCCCCCGAGGACCTCGCCGACCGCGACCCGGTCGACGTCTTCGGTGCCGCACTCTCCCACTTCCGCCTCGCCGAGCACCGGCCCCAGGGCACCGCGAATGTGCGGGTGCACACCCCGACCGTCGAGGAGAACGGCTGGATGTGCAGCCACTCCGTGGTCGAGGTGGTCACCGACGACATGCCCTTCCTGGTCGACTCGGTCACCAACGAGCTCTCGCGGCAGGGGCGCGGCATCCATGTCGTGATCCACCCGCAGGTCACCGTCCGCCGGGACGTCACCGGCAAGCTGATCGAGATCCTCGGCGCCAACGGCGGCGGGCGCGGCGCCAACGGCGGCAAGGTCGCCGAGCTGCCGCACGACGCGGTCACCGAGTCCTGGATCCACGTCGAGACCGACCGGGAGACCGACAAGGAGGACCTCAAGCAGATCACGGCGGATCTGCTGCGGGTGCTCTCCGACGTCCGCGAGGCCGTCGAGGACTGGGACAAGATGCGTTCCGCCGCGCTGCGGATCGCCGAGGACCTGCCCACCGAGCCGATCGCCGACGACATCCGCGAGGAGGATGTCGAGGAGGCCCGGGAGCTGCTGCGCTGGCTCTCCGACGCCCACTTCACCTTCCTCGGCTACCGCGAGTACGAGCTCGCCTCCGCGCCCTGCGAGGACGGCTCCGAGGAGGACGTCCTCACCGCGATCCCCGGCACCGGCCTGGGCATCCTGCGCTCCGACCCGGCACACCGCGAGAGCGACGCCGGCCACCCCGTCTCGCCGTCCTTCAACCGGCTGCCCGCGGACGCCCGCGCCAAGGCGCGCGAGCACAAGCTGCTGATCCTGACCAAGGCCAACAGCCGCGCCACCGTCCACCGGCCCTCCTACCTCGACTACGTCGGCGTGAAGAAGTTCGACAAGGAGGGCAACGTCATCGGGGAGCGGCGCTTCCTGGGCCTGTTCTCCTCGGCCGCGTACACCGAGTCCGTCCGCCGGGTGCCGGTGATCCGCCGCAAGGTCGCCGAGGTCCTGGAGGGCGCCGGCTTCAGCCCGAACAGCCACGACGGCCGCGACCTGCTCCAGATCCTGGAGACCTACCCGCGCGACGAGCTGTTCCAGACCCCGCCCGACCAGCTGCGGTCCATCGCGACCAGCGTGCTCTACCTCCAAGAGCGCCGCCGCCTGCGGCTCTACCTCCGCCAGGACGAGTACGGCCGCTACTACTCCGCCCTCGTCTACCTCCCGCGGGACCGCTACACCACCGCCGTCCGGCTGCGGCTGATCGACATCCTCAAGGAGGAACTGGGCGGCACCAGCGTCGACTTCACCGCCTGGAACACCGAATCGGTGCTCTCCCGGCTGCACTTCCTCATCCGCGTCGAGCCCGGCACCGCGCTGTCCGAGCTCACCGACACGGACGTGGACCGCATCGAGAGCCGGCTGGTGGAGGCCGCCCGCTCCTGGGCCGACGGCTTCGCCGAGGCGCTGACCGCCGAGGTCGGCGAGGAGCGCGCCGCCGAGCTGCTGCGCCGCTACGCCCACGCCTTCCCCGAGGGCTACAAGGCCGAGAACAACCCGCGCGGCGCGGTCGCCGACCTCCAACACCTGGAGAAGCTCACCGGGGAGCCGGGCCACGACTTCGCGGTCAGCCTCTACGAGCCGGTCAACGCCGGCCCCGGTGAGCGCCGCTTCAAGATCTACCGCCGGGGCGAGCCGGTCTCCCTGTCGAAGGTGCTGCCCGGCCTCAACCGCCTGGGCGTCGAGGTGATCGACGAGCGTCCGCACGAGCTGCGCTGCGCGGACTCCACGCTCGCCTGGATCTACGACTTCGGTCTGCGGATGCCCTCGTACGTCTCGGGCGACGACGCCCGCGAGCGCTTCCAGGAGGCGTTCACCGCGGTGTGGACGGGCGCCGCCGAGAGCGACGACTTCAACCAGCTGGTGCTGCGGGCCGGCCTCGACTGGCGGCAGGCGATGGTGCTCCGCGCCTACGCCAAGTACCTGCGGCAGGCCGGCTCGACCTTCAGCCAGACGTACATGGAGGACACCCTCTCCAACAACGTCCACACCACCCGGCTGCTGGTCTCGCTCTTCGAGGCGCGGATGTCCCCGGAGCGGCAGAGCGCCGGCACCGAGCTGATCGACGGGCTGCTGGAGGAGCTGGACGGCGCCCTGGACCAGGTCGCCTCCCTCGACGAGGACCGCATCCTGCGCTCCTTCCTCACCGTCATCAAGGCGACCCTGCGCACCAACCACTACCAGCGCGACAGCACGGGCCGGCCGCACTCCTACCTGTCCATGAAGCTGGACCCGCAGGCCATCCCCGATCTGCCGGCGCCCCGCCCGGCCTACGAGATCTGGGTGTACTCGCCCCGCGTCGAGGGCGTCCACCTGCGGTTCGGCAAGGTGGCGCGCGGTGGTCTGCGCTGGTCGGACCGGCGGGAGGACTTCCGCACCGAGATCCTCGGCCTGGTCAAGGCGCAGATGGTCAAGAACACCGTCATCGTGCCGGTCGGCGCCAAGGGCGGCTTCGTCGGCAAGCAGCTGCCGGACCCGGCGCAGGACCGCGACGCGTGGCTGGCCGAGGGCATCGCCTGCTACAAGACCTTCATCTCGGGTCTGCTGGACATCACCGACAACCTCGTCGCCGGCGAGGTCGTGCCGCCCAAGGGCGTCGTCCGGCACGACGAGGACGACACCTACCTGGTGGTCGCCGCCGACAAGGGCACCGCGACGTTCTCCGACATCGCCAACGAGGTCGCCGAGTCCTACGGCTTCTGGCTGGGCGACGCGTTCGCCTCCGGCGGCAGCGCCGGTTACGACCACAAGGGCATGGGCATCACCGCCCGCGGCGCCTGGGAGTCGGTCAAGCGGCACTTCCGCGAGCTGGGCCACGACACCCAGACCGAGGACTTCACCGTCGTCGGCGTCGGCGACATGTCCGGTGACGTCTTCGGCAACGGCATGCTGCTCAGCGAGCACATCCGGCTGGTCGCCGCCTTCGACCACCGGCACATCTTCCTCGACCCCAAGCCGGACGCGGCGACTTCGTACGCCGAGCGCCGCCGGCTGTTCGAGCTGCCGCGCTCCTCGTGGGCGGACTACAACAGCGAACTGCTCTCGCAGGGCGGCGGCATCCACCCGCGGTCGGCCAAGTCCATCCCGATCAACGCCCAGGTGCGGGCCGCGCTCGGCATCGAGTCCGGCGTGAAGAAGATGACGCCGGCCGAGCTGATGCAGACCATCCTCAAGGCCCCCGTGGACCTGCTGTGGAACGGCGGCATCGGCACGTACGTGAAGGCGTCGACGGAGTCGCACGCCGACGTGGGCGACAAGTCCAACGACGCGATCCGGGTCAACGGCGAGGACCTGCGGGTCAAGGTCGTCGGCGAGGGCGGCAACCTCGGCCTGACCCAGCTGGGCCGGATCGAGTTCGCCTCGGCGGGCGGGAAGATCAACACCGACGCGATCGACAACAGCGCCGGTGTGGACACCTCCGACCACGAGGTCAACATCAAGATCCTGCTCAACTCCGTCGTCGCCAACGGCGACATGACGGTCAAGCAGCGCAACAAGCTGCTGGCGCAGATGACCGACGAGGTCGGCTCGCTGGTGCTGCGCAACAACTACGCGCAGAACACCGCGCTGGCGCTGGCCATCGCCCAGTCCTCCAGCATGCTCCACGCCCAGCAGCGCTTCATGCGCCGCCTGGTGCGCGACGGACACCTGGACCGGGCGCTGGAGTTCCTGCCCGCCGACCGGCAGATCCGGGAGCGGCTGAGCGCCGGGCGCGGTCTGACCCAGCCGGAGACCGCGGTCCTGCTCGCCTACACCAAGATCACGGTGGCCGACGAGCTGATCCAGACGGCACTGCCGGACGACCCCTACCTCCAGCACCTGCTGTACGCCTACTTCCCGACCGCGCTGCGGGAGAAGTTCACCGAGCAGGTCGACGGGCACGCGCTGCGCCGCGAGATCGTCACCACGGTGATGGTCAACGACACCGTCAACACCGGCGGTACGAGCTTCCTGCACCGGATGCGGGAGGAGACCGGGGCGTCGCTGGAGGAGGTCGTCCGGGCGCACACCGCGGCCCGCGCGATCTTCCGGCTGGGCCAGGTCTGGGACGACGTCGAGGCGCTGGACAACACCGCCGCGGCCGACGTCCAGACCCGGATCCGGCTGCACTCGCGCCGGCTGGTCGAGCGCGGCACCCGCTGGCTGCTCAACAACCGCCGCCAGCCGCTGGAGCTGTCCGGGACGATCGACTTCTTCTCGGAGCGGGTGGCGCAGGTCTGGGCGGAGCTGCCCAAGCTGCTCCAGGGCAGCGACCTGGAGTGGTACCGGACGATCCTGGAGGAGCTGACCGACGCCGGGGTGCCCGAGCCGCTGGCCGTCCAGGTGTCCGGCTTCTCCTCGGTCTTCCCGGCGCTGGACATCGTCGCCATCGCGGACCGGACCGGCAAGGAGCCGCTGGCCGTCGCCGAGGTCTACTACGACCTGGGCGACCGGCTGCGGATCAACCAGCTCCTGGACCGCATCCTGGAGCTGCCGCGGAACGACCGCTGGCAGTCGATGGCTCGCGCCTCGATCCGCGAGGACCTCTTCGCCGCGCACGCCGCGCTCACCTCGGACGTGCTCGCGGTGGGCAACGGGTCCGCGACGCCGGAGGAGCGGTTCAAGGCGTGGGAGGAGACCAACGTCGCGATCCTGACGCGGGCCCGGGCCACGCTGGAGGAGATCCACGGGTCCGAGGGGTTCGATCTGGCGAACCTTTCGGTGGCCATGCGGACGATGCGTACGTTGCTGCGTACGCATAGCTGA